In Janthinobacterium rivuli, a single genomic region encodes these proteins:
- a CDS encoding methyl-accepting chemotaxis protein yields the protein MSLTQFKIGTRLGIGFAVVLGLLVAVLLVGLYSMGQLSARTHDIVADKNVKMAAANTMSDNVRNITLAITSIVVAPTEALVQAELAKIGEARKKYGAAKETLQKKISTDKETALMAELDAALKSGAPLNNKVIELRNAGQTEEAIAFLTQQAAPSLKIVLGALDSLVAYEAQQAAQAATDAETLSASARASMIALGSVAVLLGAFVAWVITRSITQPINAAVSVAETVASGDLSSHIVVNSSDETGRLLGALKAMNTSLLGVVAQVRHGTDAISTASSEIAAGNLDLSSRTEEQASSLEETASAMEELTSTVKQNADNARQANQLAKSASEVAVRGGSIVSQVVDTMGTINASSRKIVDIIGVIDGIAFQTNILALNAAVEAARAGEQGRGFAVVASEVRNLAQRSAGAAKEIKELIAASVANVDTGSRLVNEAGQTMGDIVDSIVRVTDIMGEITSATHEQTIGIEQINMAIAQMDEVTQQNAALVEEAAAASQSMQEQAGELAHVVGFFKTGNHVASAAKLTPVRAAPAAAAAPAIARPAAKPAPARKAVAAAPARRSNASAESEWEEF from the coding sequence ATGTCACTCACACAATTCAAAATCGGCACCCGGCTCGGGATCGGGTTTGCTGTCGTCCTCGGCCTGCTGGTAGCCGTCTTGCTCGTCGGCCTGTATTCCATGGGGCAACTGAGCGCGCGCACGCACGACATCGTGGCCGACAAGAACGTCAAGATGGCGGCCGCCAACACCATGAGCGACAACGTGCGCAACATTACCCTGGCGATCACGAGCATTGTGGTGGCGCCGACGGAAGCGCTGGTGCAGGCGGAACTGGCGAAAATTGGCGAAGCGCGCAAGAAATACGGCGCCGCCAAGGAAACCTTGCAAAAGAAAATCTCGACGGACAAGGAAACGGCGCTGATGGCCGAACTCGATGCCGCCCTGAAATCGGGCGCGCCGCTGAACAACAAGGTCATCGAGCTGCGCAATGCGGGGCAGACGGAAGAGGCGATCGCCTTTTTGACGCAGCAAGCGGCACCGAGCCTGAAGATCGTGCTGGGCGCGCTTGACAGCCTGGTCGCGTATGAAGCGCAGCAGGCGGCGCAGGCGGCAACGGACGCCGAAACGCTGAGCGCCAGCGCGCGCGCCTCCATGATTGCCCTGGGCAGCGTGGCCGTGCTGCTGGGTGCTTTTGTTGCGTGGGTCATCACGCGCTCGATCACCCAGCCCATCAATGCAGCCGTCAGCGTGGCCGAAACCGTGGCTTCGGGCGACTTGTCGTCGCACATCGTCGTCAATTCCAGCGATGAAACGGGCCGCCTGCTGGGCGCCCTGAAAGCCATGAACACCAGCCTCTTGGGCGTGGTGGCGCAAGTGCGCCACGGCACGGATGCGATCTCCACGGCATCGAGCGAAATTGCCGCTGGCAACCTCGACCTGTCGTCCCGCACGGAAGAGCAAGCCAGTTCGCTGGAAGAAACGGCATCGGCCATGGAAGAGCTGACCTCGACCGTGAAGCAGAACGCGGACAACGCGCGCCAGGCCAACCAGCTGGCGAAAAGCGCGTCCGAAGTGGCCGTGCGCGGCGGCAGCATCGTCTCGCAAGTGGTCGACACCATGGGCACCATCAACGCCTCGTCGCGCAAGATCGTCGACATCATCGGCGTCATCGACGGCATCGCCTTCCAGACGAATATCCTGGCCTTGAACGCGGCCGTGGAAGCGGCGCGCGCCGGTGAGCAGGGACGCGGCTTTGCCGTCGTGGCCAGCGAGGTGCGCAATCTGGCCCAACGCTCGGCTGGCGCAGCGAAGGAAATCAAGGAATTGATCGCCGCCTCGGTCGCCAACGTGGACACGGGTTCGCGCCTCGTCAATGAAGCGGGCCAGACCATGGGTGACATCGTCGACAGCATCGTGCGCGTGACCGACATCATGGGCGAAATCACCTCCGCCACGCACGAGCAAACCATCGGCATCGAGCAGATCAACATGGCCATCGCCCAGATGGATGAAGTGACGCAGCAAAACGCGGCCCTGGTGGAGGAAGCGGCGGCCGCATCGCAAAGCATGCAGGAACAGGCGGGTGAACTGGCGCACGTGGTGGGTTTCTTTAAAACCGGCAACCATGTCGCCAGCGCAGCCAAGCTGACGCCAGTGCGCGCAGCACCGGCAGCAGCGGCAGCGCCCGCCATCGCACGCCCCGCGGCCAAGCCCGCACCCGCGCGCAAGGCCGTCGCGGCCGCGCCCGCACGCCGCAGCAATGCGAGCGCCGAGAGCGAATGGGAAGAGTTTTAA